One Acidimicrobiia bacterium genomic window carries:
- a CDS encoding copper resistance protein CopC yields the protein MRVGALGGLSAAFVVMLATPAFAHAVLLQTVPGEGAVLTTPPRAVSLRYNEQVTVSPGSIRVYDSRSNRVDSGAISASGDTVRVGVRPHLADGAYVVTWRVISADTHPVEGAFAFQVGLAANATAPNVTGLAQSLLHNQKGDQTVGVVYGVLRGTLYAGVALLVGAVAFALFVWPDARGLRRTAQLLWAGWITTAAVTVVLIPVQGVYGAGLKLDALLRTDLIRGVLGTQFGHMSVLRLALLVGSVPLLRLLLRDPARHPVPTWARPAAVGLAGVLALTFALSGHAHTGDYTPVAITGDLVHINAMAVWLGGLAVLAYAVFPGRPVDQLREVVPRFSRTAVGCVAALVISGSFQSWRQVRTFHALRTTTYGHTLMVKLFLVLILVVFGALSRQVVGFLFPSRAPGREDRRVPVVAGGADDDRSGAQDSSNAEFDDEDWEIDEEFELKRLKRSVVAEVLLGVAVIAVTALLVNAAPAKVAAANRNGGVAGVTLKASQVWVDVTVAPGVAPGANDVHVTAILPSGAPTNLLNLTTTIDYPNRHIAPLTIPMRRLGPGHYLSPGFTIPFQGNWRITAHAQTDPFTEVTLVGTVPIA from the coding sequence GTGCGCGTTGGCGCCCTGGGCGGGCTCTCGGCGGCGTTCGTGGTGATGCTGGCGACGCCGGCCTTCGCGCACGCGGTGCTGCTCCAGACGGTCCCAGGTGAGGGAGCGGTGCTCACCACGCCACCACGAGCCGTGAGCCTGCGGTACAACGAGCAGGTCACCGTCAGCCCCGGGTCCATCCGCGTGTACGACAGCAGGAGCAACCGGGTCGACTCGGGAGCGATCAGTGCCAGCGGCGACACCGTCCGCGTCGGAGTCCGCCCCCATCTCGCCGACGGCGCCTACGTGGTCACGTGGCGGGTGATCTCCGCTGACACCCACCCCGTGGAGGGCGCGTTCGCGTTCCAGGTCGGGCTGGCCGCCAACGCCACGGCGCCCAACGTCACCGGGCTGGCGCAGAGCTTGCTGCACAACCAGAAGGGCGACCAGACCGTCGGCGTGGTCTACGGCGTCCTGCGCGGGACGTTGTATGCCGGCGTCGCCCTTCTCGTCGGCGCGGTGGCGTTCGCCCTCTTCGTCTGGCCCGACGCTCGTGGCTTGCGCCGCACCGCTCAGCTGCTCTGGGCGGGCTGGATCACCACCGCCGCCGTCACGGTCGTACTGATACCCGTCCAAGGGGTCTACGGCGCGGGCTTGAAACTGGACGCGCTGCTCCGCACCGATCTCATCCGGGGAGTCCTTGGCACCCAATTCGGGCACATGTCGGTCCTGCGCCTCGCGCTCCTCGTCGGCTCGGTCCCCTTGCTGCGCCTCCTGCTCCGCGATCCGGCCCGGCATCCCGTGCCCACCTGGGCCCGGCCCGCCGCGGTCGGCTTGGCGGGCGTCCTCGCGCTCACGTTCGCGCTGTCAGGCCATGCCCACACCGGCGACTACACCCCGGTCGCGATCACCGGGGACCTCGTCCACATCAACGCCATGGCCGTCTGGCTCGGCGGGCTCGCGGTGCTGGCCTACGCGGTGTTCCCCGGACGGCCCGTCGACCAACTCCGTGAGGTCGTCCCGCGCTTCTCGCGCACTGCGGTGGGCTGTGTCGCGGCGCTCGTCATCAGCGGCAGCTTTCAGTCGTGGCGTCAGGTTCGAACCTTCCACGCCCTCCGCACGACCACCTACGGCCACACCCTCATGGTCAAGCTGTTCCTCGTTCTGATCCTGGTCGTCTTCGGGGCCCTCAGTCGCCAGGTCGTCGGCTTCCTCTTCCCCTCCCGGGCGCCCGGCCGCGAGGATCGCCGGGTGCCGGTCGTGGCCGGCGGCGCCGATGACGACCGATCCGGCGCTCAGGACTCGTCCAATGCGGAGTTCGACGACGAGGACTGGGAGATCGACGAGGAGTTCGAGCTCAAGCGGCTCAAGCGGTCGGTCGTCGCGGAGGTGCTGCTCGGCGTCGCCGTCATCGCGGTCACGGCGCTGCTCGTCAACGCCGCCCCGGCGAAGGTCGCCGCCGCCAACCGCAACGGGGGCGTGGCGGGCGTCACGCTGAAGGCGTCCCAAGTCTGGGTGGACGTCACCGTCGCACCCGGCGTCGCGCCGGGCGCCAACGACGTCCACGTCACGGCCATCCTGCCCAGCGGCGCGCCCACCAATCTGCTGAACCTCACCACGACCATCGACTACCCCAATCGCCACATCGCGCCCCTGACGATCCCGATGCGACGCCTTGGACCCGGCCACTACCTGTCACCAGGTTTCACCATCCCCTTTCAAGGCAACTGGCGCATCACCGCGCACGCCCAAACCGACCCGTTCACCGAGGTCACGCTCGTCGGAACGGTCCCGATCGCGTAA
- a CDS encoding DUF3662 and FHA domain-containing protein: MGLQGFERRLEQLVEGTFGKAFPSGLQPVEVGRKVTRTLDSERTVGVDGVPIAPNNLGVYLAPQDFDRFHDFADVLARELAEVAREHARSEGYHFVGPVTVTLVADDELRAGECDIAAEIHEGGRVGSLVLPDGRRIPLGEEPALIGRSPDSTVVIADPRASRRHAEIRPAGHGFLVADLGSMNGTVVNGAAVREHVLQDGDELRIGSTTLRFEES, encoded by the coding sequence GTGGGACTCCAGGGTTTCGAACGCAGGCTCGAGCAGCTCGTCGAGGGCACGTTCGGGAAGGCCTTCCCGAGCGGCCTCCAGCCGGTCGAGGTCGGCCGGAAGGTCACCCGGACCCTCGACTCTGAGCGCACCGTCGGGGTCGACGGCGTGCCGATCGCCCCGAACAATCTGGGCGTGTACCTGGCCCCGCAGGACTTCGACCGGTTCCACGACTTCGCTGACGTCCTCGCCCGGGAGCTCGCCGAGGTCGCCCGCGAGCACGCCCGCTCCGAGGGCTACCACTTCGTGGGGCCGGTCACCGTCACGCTCGTCGCCGACGACGAGCTGCGAGCCGGCGAGTGCGACATCGCGGCGGAGATCCACGAGGGCGGGCGAGTCGGCTCACTCGTGCTGCCGGACGGCCGGCGCATTCCCCTCGGGGAGGAGCCCGCGCTCATCGGGCGCTCCCCGGACTCGACCGTCGTGATCGCAGACCCGCGGGCGTCCCGACGACACGCCGAGATCCGACCCGCGGGGCATGGCTTCCTCGTCGCCGACTTGGGCTCCATGAACGGGACGGTCGTGAACGGGGCCGCGGTGCGCGAGCACGTCCTGCAGGACGGCGACGAGCTCCGCATCGGATCGACGACGCTGCGGTTCGAGGAATCGTGA
- a CDS encoding FHA domain-containing protein yields MPESVLTVLKFCFLALLYLFLFRVVQVVVRELRAPEADEVADGRRDRKTRKGVRLRILEPQEHEGELYQLGEEITVGRGGGCSIVLPDDHYVSTLHARVFRRGDEVLVEDLGSRNGTYLNGSPVTSATRLRRGDRVQFGQTVAEVVR; encoded by the coding sequence GTGCCCGAGTCGGTCCTGACCGTCCTCAAGTTCTGCTTCCTGGCCCTCCTGTACCTCTTCTTGTTCCGGGTCGTCCAGGTCGTCGTGCGCGAGCTGCGCGCCCCCGAGGCGGACGAAGTGGCGGACGGCCGCCGGGACCGCAAGACGAGGAAGGGCGTTCGCCTGCGGATCCTGGAGCCGCAGGAACACGAGGGTGAGCTCTACCAACTCGGGGAGGAGATCACGGTCGGACGTGGTGGCGGTTGCAGCATCGTGCTTCCCGATGACCACTACGTCTCGACACTCCACGCTCGCGTCTTCCGGCGCGGCGACGAAGTGCTCGTCGAGGACCTCGGATCGAGGAACGGCACCTACCTCAATGGCAGCCCGGTCACGTCTGCGACGCGACTGCGCCGCGGCGACCGAGTCCAGTTCGGCCAGACCGTGGCCGAGGTCGTCCGATGA
- a CDS encoding glucose 1-dehydrogenase — translation MTTRQLPELFDLTGRVAVVTGATKGIGRAVVEGLARAGASVVVSSRKQERCVAVAADVAAATGRDAVGLACHVGEWDAIPAFVDRVFERFGRIDVLVNNAGINPASTPVVDLTLEYWRKLQAVNLEGPLRLSALIAPRMRDGQGGSIINVSSVGAYVGGWGNGAYAASKAGLVVLTKVMAREWAPWKVRANVISPGPFVSEMMLGAERASPGLLERTAAATMLGRVAEPTEIVGAVVYLASDASSFVTGEDHVVSGGMLRS, via the coding sequence ATGACGACCCGGCAGCTCCCCGAGTTGTTCGACCTGACTGGCCGAGTCGCCGTGGTCACGGGCGCCACGAAGGGGATCGGGCGCGCCGTGGTCGAGGGACTCGCCCGCGCCGGGGCGTCCGTCGTCGTGTCGAGCCGGAAGCAAGAGCGGTGCGTCGCCGTCGCCGCCGACGTAGCCGCCGCTACCGGACGCGACGCGGTCGGGCTGGCCTGCCACGTCGGCGAGTGGGACGCCATTCCCGCCTTCGTCGACCGGGTCTTCGAGCGCTTTGGGCGGATCGACGTGCTCGTCAACAACGCCGGCATCAACCCCGCTTCGACGCCCGTCGTCGACCTCACGCTCGAGTACTGGCGCAAGCTGCAGGCGGTCAACCTCGAGGGGCCGTTGCGGCTCAGCGCGCTCATCGCGCCGCGGATGCGAGACGGCCAGGGAGGCAGCATCATCAACGTCTCCTCGGTCGGCGCGTACGTCGGCGGCTGGGGGAACGGCGCCTACGCGGCCAGCAAGGCTGGCCTTGTCGTGCTCACGAAGGTCATGGCCCGTGAATGGGCGCCATGGAAGGTGCGCGCCAACGTCATCTCGCCAGGACCATTCGTCTCTGAGATGATGCTGGGCGCGGAGCGCGCCAGCCCCGGGCTCCTCGAGCGGACGGCGGCAGCCACGATGCTCGGGCGGGTCGCGGAACCGACCGAGATCGTCGGCGCCGTCGTCTACCTCGCGAGTGACGCCTCGTCCTTCGTCACCGGAGAGGACCACGTCGTGTCCGGCGGGATGCTGCGAAGCTGA
- a CDS encoding Stp1/IreP family PP2C-type Ser/Thr phosphatase, with protein sequence MTLRLVVGAATDVGRVRGHNEDGYLVDDQLGLVAVADGMGGHQAGEVASATALEALRAAVGSGAGVRDAVNSANDAVYEKSTTDERLRGMGTTLTAGTLAAGGTLLLGHVGDSRAYVFHDHELRRVTTDHSLVEELIQAGELTEVEAEGDPRRSMITRALGIEPAVDVDLYPVQVSSGDRLLLCSDGLTGMVTEGEITDVLSSELDPAAAARRLVETANQAGGIDNVTALVVDVVDDEDATASLPAVQPAPAEEPPAVEPAPPAGRVPLRQRRWFRILRWALPILLVVGVGLGVVAWYARNTYYVGSDLGNVAIFRGRQGGVLIWNPTLEQRTNVLVNDLPPQQRQQVKGGHGQFSSLGDARAYVRQLRRRAVQHPTPTTAAPPTT encoded by the coding sequence ATGACGCTTCGGCTGGTCGTCGGCGCCGCGACGGATGTCGGGCGCGTCCGTGGTCACAACGAGGACGGCTATCTGGTCGACGACCAGCTGGGGCTCGTCGCCGTCGCTGACGGGATGGGGGGCCATCAGGCCGGCGAGGTGGCCAGCGCCACCGCGCTCGAGGCGCTGCGCGCCGCCGTCGGCTCGGGTGCCGGCGTACGCGACGCCGTCAACTCGGCCAACGACGCCGTGTACGAGAAGTCGACGACCGACGAGCGGCTCCGAGGGATGGGCACCACCCTCACCGCCGGCACGCTGGCCGCCGGTGGCACGCTCCTGCTCGGCCACGTCGGAGATTCCCGGGCCTACGTGTTCCACGACCACGAGCTCCGGCGTGTCACGACCGACCACAGCCTCGTCGAGGAGCTCATCCAGGCGGGCGAGCTCACTGAGGTCGAGGCCGAGGGCGACCCGCGCCGGTCGATGATCACGCGGGCGCTCGGGATCGAGCCCGCCGTCGACGTTGATCTGTACCCGGTTCAGGTGTCGAGCGGCGACCGACTGCTGCTCTGCTCCGACGGCTTGACCGGGATGGTGACCGAAGGCGAGATCACCGACGTGCTCTCGAGTGAGCTCGATCCCGCGGCCGCGGCCCGGCGCCTCGTCGAGACCGCCAACCAGGCCGGTGGGATCGACAACGTCACCGCCTTGGTCGTCGACGTCGTGGACGACGAGGACGCCACCGCGTCCCTGCCCGCCGTTCAGCCGGCCCCAGCCGAGGAGCCGCCCGCGGTCGAGCCGGCGCCCCCGGCCGGGCGCGTGCCCCTGCGACAGCGACGCTGGTTCCGCATCCTCCGCTGGGCCTTGCCCATTCTCCTGGTCGTCGGCGTCGGCCTCGGCGTCGTCGCGTGGTACGCCCGGAACACCTACTACGTCGGGTCCGACCTCGGGAATGTCGCCATCTTCCGTGGCCGCCAGGGGGGCGTCCTGATCTGGAACCCGACCCTCGAGCAGCGCACGAACGTGCTCGTCAACGACCTCCCGCCGCAGCAGCGCCAACAGGTCAAGGGCGGGCACGGCCAGTTCTCGTCGCTTGGTGACGCGCGTGCGTACGTTCGCCAGCTCCGCCGTCGGGCGGTCCAGCACCCGACGCCGACGACCGCCGCCCCGCCAACGACGTGA
- a CDS encoding FtsW/RodA/SpoVE family cell cycle protein translates to MSTAPTRRRTSELGLGVLAVIVAAFGYLLVQLAQKPDVPPDLWVIFVAVLGLFLGAHVAVRRLAPEADPVLLPLAALLNGLGFVTVARIDSGLGRIQAIWTAVSIVAFVLTLLLVPRIRTLERYRYTFLFLGMVALLLPLAPGLGKTINGARLWVGIGPVNFQPGEAAKVMLVLFFAAYLVDKRELLASGTRRIGRLHLPEPRHLGPLLLAWGISILIMVRETDLGQAMLLFALCGVMLYVATDRAAYTLFAVVLFLAASLVAYQAFGHVQTRVQTWVDPFRYANSKGYQLVQGLFGFAAGGFGGTGLGLGNPKQIPNAATDFVFASIGEELGLLGGVAVLVAILLFVGAGLRIAVRADRPFPKLFATGLTAIIGLQSFVIIGGVTRTIPLTGVTLPFISYGGSSLVANWVILALLLRISDDNARGTPARRRGAVARAP, encoded by the coding sequence GTGAGCACCGCCCCGACGCGCCGCCGGACGTCCGAGCTCGGCCTCGGAGTCCTCGCCGTCATCGTGGCCGCCTTCGGCTACCTGCTCGTGCAATTGGCCCAGAAGCCCGACGTGCCCCCCGACCTCTGGGTGATCTTCGTCGCCGTTCTCGGGCTCTTCCTCGGTGCCCACGTCGCCGTGCGCCGGCTGGCGCCAGAGGCCGATCCGGTTCTCCTGCCGCTGGCCGCGCTCCTGAACGGCCTCGGCTTCGTGACGGTGGCCCGCATCGACAGCGGGCTCGGACGGATCCAGGCCATCTGGACCGCGGTCAGCATCGTCGCCTTCGTGCTGACCCTCCTCTTGGTCCCACGGATCCGGACCCTCGAGCGCTACCGGTACACCTTCTTGTTCCTCGGCATGGTCGCGCTGCTGCTGCCGCTGGCGCCGGGTCTCGGCAAGACGATCAACGGCGCCCGACTCTGGGTGGGGATCGGCCCCGTCAACTTCCAGCCGGGTGAGGCGGCCAAGGTCATGCTCGTGCTCTTCTTCGCGGCCTACCTCGTCGACAAGCGTGAGCTGCTCGCCAGCGGCACCCGTCGGATCGGCCGCCTGCACCTTCCCGAGCCGCGCCACCTCGGTCCGCTCCTGCTCGCATGGGGCATCTCGATCCTGATCATGGTCCGGGAGACCGACCTCGGACAGGCGATGCTGCTGTTCGCTCTGTGCGGGGTGATGCTCTACGTCGCGACCGACCGCGCCGCCTACACGCTCTTCGCAGTCGTTCTCTTCCTCGCGGCCTCGCTCGTCGCCTACCAGGCGTTCGGCCACGTGCAGACGAGGGTCCAGACCTGGGTCGACCCGTTCCGGTACGCAAACAGCAAGGGCTACCAGCTCGTGCAGGGTCTCTTCGGCTTCGCCGCCGGGGGCTTCGGTGGGACTGGCCTCGGCCTCGGCAACCCGAAGCAGATCCCGAACGCAGCCACCGACTTCGTCTTCGCGTCGATCGGCGAGGAGCTCGGCCTGCTCGGCGGCGTGGCTGTCCTCGTGGCCATCCTCTTGTTCGTCGGCGCCGGACTGCGGATCGCGGTGCGAGCTGATCGGCCGTTCCCGAAGCTGTTCGCCACCGGGCTCACCGCGATCATCGGACTCCAGAGCTTTGTGATCATCGGCGGCGTGACCCGCACGATCCCGCTCACGGGCGTCACGCTCCCGTTCATCTCGTACGGCGGCTCATC
- a CDS encoding glycosyltransferase, translating to MLSTGAAIAVPYLAAARLTGLPAHFIESAARTTGPSLTGRLVAAVPGVRLYNQSRGWNGSRWHFAGSVFEAFCPSVPRRTPNRPLRVVVMLGTMRFTFDRLVRGVLRALPEGAELTWQVGHTEPPRADTAVTRFLTHTALTKAIAEADVVVSHAGVGSVLLALDAGRCPVVIPRRATYREHVDDHQVATASALAELGLAISRDADDLETDDLIASASSAVERLENLPALQLRI from the coding sequence GTGCTCAGCACGGGCGCGGCGATCGCCGTTCCGTACCTCGCCGCGGCCCGGCTCACTGGGCTCCCGGCCCATTTCATTGAGAGCGCAGCCCGCACCACGGGACCGTCGCTCACGGGCCGCCTCGTCGCCGCGGTTCCTGGCGTACGGCTCTACAACCAGTCCCGCGGTTGGAATGGAAGTCGCTGGCATTTCGCCGGCTCGGTCTTCGAGGCATTCTGTCCTTCCGTTCCGAGAAGAACGCCGAATCGACCCCTGCGAGTCGTCGTGATGCTCGGGACGATGCGCTTCACATTCGATCGACTTGTCCGCGGAGTGTTGCGAGCGCTGCCCGAGGGGGCCGAACTCACGTGGCAGGTCGGCCATACCGAACCACCAAGAGCTGATACAGCGGTGACCCGCTTCCTGACCCACACGGCTCTGACCAAGGCAATCGCCGAGGCCGACGTCGTCGTGTCGCACGCTGGCGTGGGTTCGGTCTTGCTTGCACTTGACGCGGGTCGCTGTCCGGTCGTCATCCCCCGACGGGCTACCTATCGAGAGCACGTGGATGACCATCAAGTCGCAACCGCTTCGGCGCTGGCCGAGCTTGGGCTGGCCATCTCCCGAGATGCGGATGACCTCGAGACTGATGATCTGATCGCGAGCGCAAGCAGCGCGGTCGAACGGCTCGAGAACCTGCCAGCACTTCAGCTGCGGATCTGA